A single window of Nicotiana sylvestris chromosome 5, ASM39365v2, whole genome shotgun sequence DNA harbors:
- the LOC138868600 gene encoding uncharacterized protein produces the protein MVVDLDVEELLIVGDFDLIIRQTQGEWEARDIKLIPYRQHAEDLNKRFKFVEFRYIPRFHNELADAVATLASMLPYLDNVHIDPLEIQVRERHGYYNITIIEPNV, from the coding sequence ATGGTCGTTGATCTAGATGTGGAGGAATTATTAATCGTGGGGGATTTTGATTTAATCATTCGGCAaacccaaggtgaatgggaagcTCGAGACATCAAACTCATTCCATACAGGCAACATGCGGAAGATCTCAACAAACGGTTCAAGTTTGtcgagttcaggtatattcctcGATTCCACAATGAGCTAGCCGATGCAgtagctactttggcctcgatgctgccatacctGGATAATGTTCATATTGACCCACTGGAAATCCAAGTccgagaaaggcatggttattATAACATAACTATAATAGAGCCTAATGTttag